CCATCCCTCCGGGCACCGGAAGCGTCGTCGTGGTGCTGGCCACCGACGCGCCCCTCCTGCCCGGGCAGTGCACGCGGCTGGCACAGCGTGCTTCCATCGGGCTCGCGCGAACCGGAGGCGGCACCGAGGATTCGTCAGGCGACCTGTTCATCGCCTTTGCCACGGGCAACGCCGGCCTTCCACGTGCGGATTATTCACTGGCGGGACCGCTCACAAGCGAGGTCCGGATGCTCGGGAACCACCACCTGTCGGCGCTGTTTGTCGCGGCCGCCGACGCCGTCGAGGAAGCGATCATCAATGCGCTGCTTTCGGCCACCACGATTACGGGCGCGAACGGTGTGACCGCACACGGACTCAGGCTTGACCAACTCGAAAGCGCGCTCCGTCAAGCCGGGCATCCGCAGTTTCAGGCGTAGCAGTGCGGACGTCGCGCCGCTCAGTCGGCAGCGCCCGGCGCAGCAGGCGTGTGCTCTCGGTCCGCGAACAGACTGCCGAACACCTGAACGATACGAGGATCGAAGTGCCGCCCTGCCTGCTGTGCGATTTCCGCCATGGCCTCTGCGTGCGGCCAGGCCGCTTTGTACGGACGGATGCTGGTGAGGGCGTCATAGACGTCGCAGACCGCGAAGAGCCGGGCCAGCAGGGGAATGTGCTCGCCGCCCAGCCCGGCGGGATAGCCGCTGGCGTCCCAGCGCTCGTGATGATGGCGGATGACGTCCAGGGCACCATGAGGCAGACTGGGCATGTTGCGCGCCAGGGTGTAGCCGTGCTCGGCGTGTCCCTGCATGATCTGCCACTCGTGGTCGCCAAGCTTGCCGGGCTTGAGCAAAATGGCGTCCGGAAGCACCATCTTGCCGAGGTCGTGCAGGTAGGCGCCTTGCCGCAGAGCGTCCAGGGCCTCGTAGTCCAGCCCGAAGGCCTGCCCAAGCCTCATGGCAAGCGCCGCAACCCGGCGGGTGTGACCGTGGGTCTCGAAATCGCGCGCTTCGAGGGCGAGACCCAGCGACAGCAGCGCGCCCTCGCGGGTGGATTCCACTTCCTGCACGTGCTGTGCGCGCTCGTAGCTCACGCCGATCGAGCGCGCGGCCGTTTCAAGCAGGGCGCGCTCGTCGGCACTCCAGGGGCGCGCCTCACCACGCCTGTAGGCGGCCATGACCTCACGGTTGCCCTGCTTGAAGGGCAGCGGCAGGAGTGCCACACCGCGCACGCCCAGCTCGTGCAGTTCGGGGCGCTCGGTGCATTCCAGGTACATGTTGTGTCCCTGGGTGGCCTGCCAGGCCCGGCCGGCATTCTCGCCGAGGCCGCGTTTCATCTGGACCTGCACGGCCGGGGGAACATCACCATAAAAGGCACCGGGCGTGATCCAGTCACCGTCGACCTGCCAGAACACCAGATAACCGATGTCCACGGTCGCTGACAGCACCTGCAGCGCACGGGACGCCACGTCATGGGTGGTGCGCGCGTTTTCGAGAGCCAACGAAAGCTGGCTGAGTGCCTCGAACCGCGCGATGCTGGCTTGCAGCTCTGAAGCGCGCGCGACCAATGCTCCCAGGGCGTGGGTCCGCCCGAGCGCCTGTGATCCCAGGCCGGCGATGGCGCGTGCCAGACGCAGCTCCTGCATGCCAAGGCGCCGGGGGTGCCAGTCGCCGCATACCAGGGCGCCGAGCGGAACACCTTGGGCGCTGTGCAGCGGAACGGCCAGCACCACGTCATGCAGCACTCCGCCGGGCTTGTATACCCGGGGGTCGGTCCGGGCGTCGTTGGTGTACAGCACCTCGTTTTGCTCCAGAGCCGTCCACATCAGTCCCTGACCGCGGGGAACGCACAGCTCTCCTGCGGGCCGGACCACGTCCGGAATGACCGAAGCGCGCAGAACGTCGCTTGCCGGGTCAAAGCGGTAAAACAGCGCGTCACGCGTGTTCAGCAATTCGCGGGCCTGCAAGGTCAGGATGCGCTCGACTTCTTCGGGCGCGCTCGCCGAGTGCAGCGCCGAGCCGATCTCTGCCAGCCGTTCCAGTTCGCGCGCTCGCTCGCGCTCCTGGGTGCGCCGGTTACGGGCGGCCAGCAGGGCGGCCACGAGATGTCCGAATTCCTGCGCGACCTGCAAGTCCCTGGCGTCAAAACTGTCTTCCCGCTCAAAGCTGTCGAGGTTGAGGTGCGCGACCACCTCGCTGCCCAGCACCACGGGCAGGCACAGCGACGCGCGCAGCTGCCGGGCGCGTCCGGCTGTTTCGTAGGCTCGGGAGTTGTCTCTTTCACCGTCCCTGGCGTGAACGCCGAGCGAATGCCGAACGAGCGCCTCACCGCGCATCACGCGTGGCTGGCCTTCCTGCCAGCCTTTCAGGTCCTGGCCATACCACTCCAGCATGACCGCTTCGGGCTCCACGACGCTCAGCAGGGCGGGCATGAAGCCCCGCTGGGCGCGGAACAGGAACACGCTGCCTTCACGCACGGCAATCGACCCGGCCTGCGCGCCTTCCACCGAGGCAATTGCGGCGTCAAGCAGGGCCTGCCAGTCTGCGCTGCGCATCTCGTCATCACGTCCCAGCCAATTGAGCGCCGAGCGCACGGCCGGCCAGGTCAAAGTCAGTGCATCGCCCGTGGGTGACGTGCTGCCTGGATTGGGTGTCTCAGAGAACGGGTTCATGGGACGGTTTCGGAGTCACTTCGCCCCAGGCTAGGCGAGGTGTCCTGTCTAAATTCTTACAGCGCGCGGCACCAAGGTTCAGGCCAGGTGGATTTCGGTTTGCACTTCGCCCACCGGATATCCGGCAAAGTTATGCAAGGCTGCAGGGTACAGGTCTGCCAGCTCGGGCGAGAACGGCACGCCCAGCGCGTTCAATACTGCCAGGGTCGCGTGGGCGCGGGCGCGTTCCGATCCGTCCTCGATCTTGATGGCCACGCCCAGCGGTCCCTGTGGCGTGTCTCGCAGCGCCAGCCCGAAGTAGCCTTCGGCGCCCATCTTGCTGGCACAGCCGGGTACGCGCGGCATCAGCTCGGTGTCGAGGCGCCGCGTTCCCGCGATCAGCTCCGGATGTAGGGTCATGGCCGCAAACACGCGTTCCAGCGCAGCCTCATGCGGCCCCTCGGGAGCAGCGAGACGCGCGAAGAGCCGGGCACCGGCCTCCAGGGGCAGGGCGAGTGCGGGAACGCTGCACCCATCGCGTCCCACACGCACCTCGTCGACCGCGCCCAGCGCGGCGTGCAGGGCCGCAATCTCACGCTGCAGCGGGTGCTGCGCCGCCGTGTAGCTTGTGAGGTCAAGCCCGCGCAGGCGGCAGGTCAGCAGCATGCCGGCGTGCTTTCCCGAGCAGTTGTGGTGCAGTGTGCTCGGGGGCGTGCCCGTGCGCACGAGCTGCGCTTGCGCGTCCGGGTCAAAGGGAGCATGTGTGCCACACTGCAGCGCACTTTCGTCCAGCCCGGCGCGCCGCAGCAGCCGCTCGACCACGCTCAGGTGCCGCTGTGTGCCCGCGTGGCTCGCGCAGGCGATGGCCAGCTCGTCACTCGACAGGTCCGGGGCGGCCTCGGCCAGGGGAATGGCCTGAAAGGGCTTGCTGCTCGAACGTGGAAACATCACGAGTGCGGCGTCTCCGCACGACGCGACCAGCTGTCCTGCTGCGTTCACCACGGCCACGTGCACGCGGTGCACGCTTTCGGGGAGTTCTCCACGCGAAAAGATCACTTCACCCGGCGCCTTCACGCGGGACTTCCTTCCTGGGACCGGTCGTCAGGTCGGCGTTCCTGCTCGACCAGCAGACGCGGCTGACCTTCGCGCTCGATGCCGTCCTCTCGCTGACGGGCGAAGAGACGCAGTTCGTCCTCGTCGAGGGTCACCTGCAGTACACCGTCGCGCATTCCGAGTTCGCTTTCCTGGGCGCCGCGCAGCTCGACGCTCCAGTCGCCGCCGGGAAAGTGGATGCGTTCACGCAGCGTTTCGCCGCGCTGCAGTGCGGCGCTTTCCAGATCGTCGAGCCGCAGGCGCAGGGTGCGCCTGGTCCAGCGGATCTTCATGACAGAACTCCGGTGGGCCGCGACCGGAGTGGCCCGCTGCAGGATGACAAGGTCAGCATGCGCCCAGCATACCGGCCCACAAGGCCGGGCCCGGCTAAGCAAAATCGCTCAGTCGGGCGGAGCAGGGCGCATGGTCAAATGGGCCCATGCGCCTGCTCGTTCTCGGTGGTACCCAGTTTGTCGGCAAACACATCGTGCTCACGGCCCTGTCGCGCGGGCACGAGGTCAGCATCTTCACGCGCGGTCAGCAACCCGACGACCTGCCAGAGCAGGTGCAGCGCCTGCGTGGCGACCGGGACGGTGACCTCGGTGCGCTCGAAGGTGGGCAGTGGGACGCGGTCATCGACGTGTCAGGCTACGTGCCCCGCGTGGTGCGCCAGAGCGCGCAGGCGCTGAAAGAGGCCACCTCACGCTACCTGTTCATCTCGACAGTGTCCGTCTACGCGGGCACCGAACGGCAGGACGAGGACGCTCCCCTCGCGACCCTGGAGGACCCTGCGGTCGAAGAGGTGACCGGGAGCACGTACGGTGGCCTCAAGGTGCTGTGCGAAGAGGCCGTGCGCGAGGTGTACGGCGAGCGGGCGACGGTGGTGCGCCCTGGTCTGGTGGTGGGGCCCTTTGACCACACCGACCGCTTCACCTTCTGGATCCAGGGACTGGCGGGCGGCGAGGAGTTCGCGCTGTTCGGCAGCGAAGAGACGCCGTTTCAGGTGATCGACGCGCGCGACCTCGCGGCCTTTGTCGTGGGCCTGCTGGAGCGTGACCTGGCCGGAACCTTCAACGCGGTGGGCGAGCGCCTGAACTGGGGCGAGGTCGTGCGCGCCGTGCAGGGGGCGCAGTCCACGCCCGTCCGGGCGCGCTTTCTCGACGATGCGGCCCTGGAACAGAGCGGCCTGAACCTGCCGCTGGCGGGCGGCAGCTGGGGCATCGCCATGCGCGCCCCCGACGAGCGCGCGGTCACGGCGGGCCTGACGCGCCGCCCACTCACCGACACCGTGCGCGACACGCTGGCCTGGGTCCGCGAGAGCGGGCGTGATGTGAAGGACTTCGGCCTGACGCACGAGAAAAAAGCGGAGCTGCTCGGCCACTGAAGGCCGATTTCACTTACAGCAGGGCAGGCTGCTCGTCTTCCCGGTCAGGCCACCACTGCAGACGGGTGAGGTCACAGCGGCCGCTCTCGTCGAAGCTGACGCCCTCGGCTTCCAGCAGGGCCCGCTGGGTTTCCCCGAAGCCCACCTTGTAGGTGCTGATGGCGCCCTGGGCGTTGATCACGCGCTGCCAGGGCAGCTCGCTCTCGGCCAGGCCCTGCATGATGAACCCCACCTGACGGGCGTTTCCGGCGCTGCCCGCCAGCAGGGCCAGCTGGCCGTAGGTCATCACGCGCCCAACAGGAATGCGGGCCACCAGATCAAGCACGCGCGAGCGAAATTCTCCCATCGAAGTCGTCATGCGCTCACCTTAGCGGGCGTCGCGCCAGGGTGCCCAGAGCGCTTCATCAGCGGGCAGGGGATGCCCACTCACCTTGAGGGCCAGCAGAATCTGCCCACGGTGGTGTGCGTCGTGCACCAGCAGGTGTGTCAGGAACTGCGCGGTCGGGGCGTGCGGCAGATTTCCTACGCCCCGCGCTTCCTGCAGGGCCTGCCAGGTGGCGTTACGTGTGCGACCCAGCACCTCCCAGGTGCGCGAAAGGTCAGTCTCGGCCACGAATTCCTGCGCCTGCGTTTCGTACAGGTCGGGCACGTCACGTACAGCGTCCTGATCGAGCAGTGACGTCCAGCATTTCGTGACCTCGGCCATGTGCGCGAGGTGCTGCGCGACCAAAAAGCCGCCGCCGGGCGTGACGGCGGGCAGCATCTCCGGCGTCAGGTGAGCGAGCAGCCGGTCGTTCACCTCAGCGTTCGTGCGCCACACGAGGTTCAGGGTGCCGCTCGGTTTCTCGGGCTGTATCACTTCGGGCATGCCTCAGCTTAAGCGGGCTTCCCGTCATTCCCTGTCCGGTTGCGGGGCTCGGGTCCGCGTGGGCTATGCGGCGCTACTCGAAGATCAGCGGCGCGTGGTCCGGAACGTGTAGTTGTGCAAAACGCAGCAGGCCGGCCCGGTCGGGCGCCTCGAGGTGGTAGCGGAAATTCCACAGGTAATGCTGCACCACCCGCTGGGGCAGCCCGAGCTTCTGCGCGTGGCGCCCTGAGATCTCGCCGAGCCGCCCGAGGCCCGCACGGCGCGCGGCGCGCAGGGCCAGCAGCAATTCGCGCGGTGGCGGGCGGTCCTTGCGGTAAGCCCACACTGCAAAGACAAAGGGATGCCCGGTCAACTGGTACCAGCGCTGCGCGAGATCGGTCACGGTGACGCCGTCCTTGTGGTGCGGCAGGGCCAGCATGCTGAGGTCCTCGCCGATGGGCCCGGTCACGGCGTACCATTCGCGCAGCGCGCTGTCCCCGATGCGCAGCACCCCGTCGAATCCGGCGTTCAGGAGGGCCGTAGCTTCTCCTTCGGCACGCACGAGCTGCGCGCCCAGGCCGCTTTCGCGCAGCAGCACTTCCAGCAGCCCCACGCTGGTGGCGCTTTG
The Deinococcus peraridilitoris DSM 19664 genome window above contains:
- a CDS encoding HD domain-containing phosphohydrolase → MNPFSETPNPGSTSPTGDALTLTWPAVRSALNWLGRDDEMRSADWQALLDAAIASVEGAQAGSIAVREGSVFLFRAQRGFMPALLSVVEPEAVMLEWYGQDLKGWQEGQPRVMRGEALVRHSLGVHARDGERDNSRAYETAGRARQLRASLCLPVVLGSEVVAHLNLDSFEREDSFDARDLQVAQEFGHLVAALLAARNRRTQERERARELERLAEIGSALHSASAPEEVERILTLQARELLNTRDALFYRFDPASDVLRASVIPDVVRPAGELCVPRGQGLMWTALEQNEVLYTNDARTDPRVYKPGGVLHDVVLAVPLHSAQGVPLGALVCGDWHPRRLGMQELRLARAIAGLGSQALGRTHALGALVARASELQASIARFEALSQLSLALENARTTHDVASRALQVLSATVDIGYLVFWQVDGDWITPGAFYGDVPPAVQVQMKRGLGENAGRAWQATQGHNMYLECTERPELHELGVRGVALLPLPFKQGNREVMAAYRRGEARPWSADERALLETAARSIGVSYERAQHVQEVESTREGALLSLGLALEARDFETHGHTRRVAALAMRLGQAFGLDYEALDALRQGAYLHDLGKMVLPDAILLKPGKLGDHEWQIMQGHAEHGYTLARNMPSLPHGALDVIRHHHERWDASGYPAGLGGEHIPLLARLFAVCDVYDALTSIRPYKAAWPHAEAMAEIAQQAGRHFDPRIVQVFGSLFADREHTPAAPGAAD
- a CDS encoding asparaginase; protein product: MKAPGEVIFSRGELPESVHRVHVAVVNAAGQLVASCGDAALVMFPRSSSKPFQAIPLAEAAPDLSSDELAIACASHAGTQRHLSVVERLLRRAGLDESALQCGTHAPFDPDAQAQLVRTGTPPSTLHHNCSGKHAGMLLTCRLRGLDLTSYTAAQHPLQREIAALHAALGAVDEVRVGRDGCSVPALALPLEAGARLFARLAAPEGPHEAALERVFAAMTLHPELIAGTRRLDTELMPRVPGCASKMGAEGYFGLALRDTPQGPLGVAIKIEDGSERARAHATLAVLNALGVPFSPELADLYPAALHNFAGYPVGEVQTEIHLA
- a CDS encoding DUF7009 family protein, whose amino-acid sequence is MKIRWTRRTLRLRLDDLESAALQRGETLRERIHFPGGDWSVELRGAQESELGMRDGVLQVTLDEDELRLFARQREDGIEREGQPRLLVEQERRPDDRSQEGSPA
- a CDS encoding NAD-dependent epimerase/dehydratase family protein, whose product is MRLLVLGGTQFVGKHIVLTALSRGHEVSIFTRGQQPDDLPEQVQRLRGDRDGDLGALEGGQWDAVIDVSGYVPRVVRQSAQALKEATSRYLFISTVSVYAGTERQDEDAPLATLEDPAVEEVTGSTYGGLKVLCEEAVREVYGERATVVRPGLVVGPFDHTDRFTFWIQGLAGGEEFALFGSEETPFQVIDARDLAAFVVGLLERDLAGTFNAVGERLNWGEVVRAVQGAQSTPVRARFLDDAALEQSGLNLPLAGGSWGIAMRAPDERAVTAGLTRRPLTDTVRDTLAWVRESGRDVKDFGLTHEKKAELLGH
- a CDS encoding MGMT family protein — translated: MTTSMGEFRSRVLDLVARIPVGRVMTYGQLALLAGSAGNARQVGFIMQGLAESELPWQRVINAQGAISTYKVGFGETQRALLEAEGVSFDESGRCDLTRLQWWPDREDEQPALL
- a CDS encoding DinB family protein, yielding MPEVIQPEKPSGTLNLVWRTNAEVNDRLLAHLTPEMLPAVTPGGGFLVAQHLAHMAEVTKCWTSLLDQDAVRDVPDLYETQAQEFVAETDLSRTWEVLGRTRNATWQALQEARGVGNLPHAPTAQFLTHLLVHDAHHRGQILLALKVSGHPLPADEALWAPWRDAR
- a CDS encoding menaquinone biosynthetic enzyme MqnA/MqnD family protein → MTTELAVAGQTRLTPYRLGLIEYTNVAPLTENLALPAGVTLSQGVPSEMNAALLAGQVDLANISVLEFIRHADQFSALPDFSVSVLGAVYSVNLFHRRPWEELQGGRIALTSQSATSVGLLEVLLRESGLGAQLVRAEGEATALLNAGFDGVLRIGDSALREWYAVTGPIGEDLSMLALPHHKDGVTVTDLAQRWYQLTGHPFVFAVWAYRKDRPPPRELLLALRAARRAGLGRLGEISGRHAQKLGLPQRVVQHYLWNFRYHLEAPDRAGLLRFAQLHVPDHAPLIFE